From the genome of Thermofilaceae archaeon:
GGGGCAGCCGGAGGAGCTTGCAGAGGCTATCGCATCCCTGGAGGCGTCGATGGTTGAAGAAAGCGTGAGAAAAGCGGGAGAGCTCCTCGCAAGGCTTGAAACGCCGGAGGGCCGCGTGGTGGAGGCGCTCCAGTGGATTGCGACCCGCTGACTACCTCCCCTGCGGGAGTATCTCGCTGGGTAGCTTAACCTCCACTTCCCTGCCTTTAGCTGCGGACTCGTAGATGGCGTCGATGATGAACATCTCCATGACGATCTCTCGGGGGTCTATCGGTGAGGGTCCACCCCTCCTCACAGCTTCGATGAAGTTCCTGATCCTCTCCCTGTAGATGTCGACTTGAGGTAGCACGAAGGTCGTTGTCGTCATGCGCCCAAACTCGTCCCTGTACAGCTCGAGCGGCGAGAGCCTGAGCCCTCCCTTCGTGCCGAGGATGAAGGGCGAGCCCAGCGTGTTCGCGTGCATCGCCCAGCTCTCCTTCAAGACGATTGTGAGACCGCCCTCGAACCGTATGAAGGCGGCTACGAAGTCCTCCACCTCGAACATGGATGGATCCCAGCCCCAGCCCCCCTCAACCACAGCCTCCTTCTGCGGCCCAATCGCGGCCACGGTCACGGCGGAAACCGTGCGCGGGATGGGGTGGCCTAAGACGTACATCATGTTGTCAAGCGCGTAGCACCCGATGTCGAGGAGCACTCCCCCGCCCGCGAGCTCCCGCTTCAGGAACGTTGGTGAACCCGGGATGCCGCGCCTCCTGCCGCCGAGCGTGGCTTCACCGTAGTAAACCCTACCGAGGGCCCCCGACATCACGATGCTTCGGGCTGTCCTCAGCTCGGGGGACCAGCGCGTCTGGAAGCCCACCATGAGGATCTTCCCGGAGGCCTTCGCAGCCCTGTACATCTCGAGGGCCTCCGCGCCGCTCGAAGCCATCGGCTTCTCGACGAGGACGTGCACACCCCTCCGCAGAGCCTCTATCGATGGCTTCGCGTGGACTGCGTGCGGGGTGCAGACGCTCACTGCGTCCAGCTTGACGCTATCCAGCATCTCCCGGTAATCCTGGAAAACGCCTTCAGGTGGTACTCCCCACCTCAGGGCGAACTCCCGGGCTCTCTCAACGTTCACATCGGCTACTGCGGCGAGCTCAACGTCGGGGATCTCCCTGTAGTAGTGCGCGTGATTGTTTGCTATACCCCCCGCACCAATTATTCCGACGCGGATTTTCGCCACGCAGCCGGCTTGAATTTCTCTAGAAAAACCTTTCCATTAAAAATTACTGTGCTGCTGCGCCGGGCTCGGGTACTCGAGGGGGAGGGGGGTGGCGTCGCTGGAGTATCACCACGATGATTGCTGCGGCGATAGCCGCTACGGTTGCAGCTATGGCTACGAGGGCTGCTATCGGCAGTAGCGCTCGAGTTTCAACCTGAGTTGATGGAGCCTCGCCAATCACTTCGCGCCTATCGAGCAGTAGGCTGCCAGAGTACAGCTCAACCACCGCGTCAGCGCAGTCTACCTCCGGGAAGCGCACCTCCCTGCTGGCGCCGGAGCTGATGTAGATCTTCCTCGCCTGCTCCACGCCACCCGCGAGAACCCTCACGTAGGCGTAGCCGCTCTCTACGCCCGTGTTGGAGACTACGACGGAGAGCCCGCCTAACCCGCAGGAGGCTGACGATATGGCCGCTCTAACTTCGGCTGGCTCACCGACGTACACGAACTCCGGTGCTCTCAGCGTGAAGACGTAGAAGTCGGGCGCCTCCCGCTCGTTGAGGTTGATCCAGAGCAGGTAACCCTCGCGCTTGACGCTCGGCCCACGCGCGTATGGAGGCTCCCACCTGTAGTCGACGAGTTCCGCGCCCTTGAAGCTGAACTCTATGACGTCGATCCAGCTCCGGACGTCCATGCTCGTGAAGCTGTCCCTAACCTTTACTTCGAAGAGTGTTCCGTTGAGAACCCGGATGTAGTTGCTCGTGTTCAAGTAGATGAGCACTGAGAGCACGTAAGCCCCCTTAAACTCCGTCATCACCCCCGTGTTCGCAACATCGCAGAGGACAGTCTCGTTCAGCACCTTCCTGTAGGCTGGTAGACCGATCCTGAGGAGTCGAGGGTTGTCGGCGAACATGAGGAGCGTGTAATTCAGCATACCCGGTATCGATGCGTTCATCTCCCTCTCCACGTCCGTGCTTCCGAAGAGGCTCCTCCCGTCGACGGAGAAGGGGTGGAACTTAGCCTCAACAAGCGCTGTACCGTTGCCGTAGAAGACGACACCGTAGTTCAGCGCGATCCAGTACCCCTCCTGGGCGGCAGCCAGCGGCAGGAGCGTGAGCACCAGGAGTAGGAGAAGCCGCTTCACGATCTCTCACCCCTGTACACGTACTCGACGTACTCCAGCCTTAAGTAGCTGGGGATAGGGGCGCTGCCGAGAGCCGACCCGTAGTACTTGGTCTCCTCGAAACCGAAGACGATGTGCCTCTCGCTGTATACCCCCACGTTCGGCTTCATCCCATCGAGCATGTCCACGTCCACCCAACCCAGGCCCGGCAGGTAGATCTGAGGCCACATGTGCCCACCCCAGTGCTCTAGCAGCGCTTCGCCCTCCTGGGCTATCGTCGAGAGGTTCAGCCACATCCTCCCCGATATATCCGTGAGGAGAAGGCCGAAGGCCGTCCTAGCCGGTAAACCCAGGATTCTCGCCAGCGTCACGTAAACGTCGGCTACCTCGACGCAGTCGCCCACGATCGCGTAGTCGAAGAATCCCCCCACGACGGCGTGGTTGCTCCCCAACCTCGATAGTTGAACCCTGTAGTTGACCCTACGAACCACCCATTCCGCCAACCTCCTCGCAACCTCCGTGGGCCAGTGAGCGAAGCCTACCCTGTAGGCCAACTCGATCAGCGTTTCGTTGTAGATGTCCCAGTAGCCCGATGATGACGTGTACCTTCGAACGACCTCCAGCGGAGGCCAGGTGTAGACTTCACCCTCCAGCCTGTACGCCGTAACGATGACTTTGTACCGCGCTGAAATCCATATCTTGGATTGGGCGGGGACCTCAACTTCGACTGTGGCGTAGACGTTGCCGTCCTCGTCCCTAACGTAGCGCAGCGGGGGAGGGTCTATCGAGACCACGAAGCTCTGCTGGAAGCTCGTGTTCTGCGGCAGCGGGATGTACACGGGGTCCCTAACCGTGAAGTTGTAGCGGTTGGCGAGGAGGAAGCTTGCATCGATCGTGTACGTTACGACGGCGGTCGGAATAATCGACGCACCCCTCGAGGCTTGGGAACTTAAGAGGCATGATGTTGCAGACAGAACTAGCGGGGCTAAGACTAGAATCAGCCTTACAACTCGAGATGTCCGCACGCAGGCACCGCTAGTTAGTGCCCGCCTCGGCTTTAATTCTTTCCCCTTCGCGCAACGCTTTTCTCTCACCTCGAGAAGACCCATCTCTGGAAGGAACAACGATGTGGGTCATCGTTGCACCCAGAATCCGCATGGCCAGGCTCTGGGCAGCGGAAGAGGTGGCGCAGGCAGCCGACTATCTGAGCGGAGTCCTACTCCCCTACCCGCAGGAGCTTCAAACCCCCGTGCGGCGCTACGTCGAAGGAATCCTCGACTGGGAGGAGCTCGTCTCGCGCGTGAGATCGATGGGGCTCTCCTACGTCGACGTTTGGTCCTGGACTGAGGAGCCGCTGCTGAGAAGGCTCAGGTCGCTGACGGCCGCCGGCTACAAATTGAAGGTCGAGTGCTACGGGCCTCCTTTACGCGAAGACGCAGAGGCCTCCTGGGAGGTTACGAGGCTCCTTCTACGCGTTCGCGTGACGGGCAAGGTCGACCTTGAGGCGTGGAGGAGGCTTGTAGGCAGGGTTAAGACTCCGGTGAAGGAGGGTTACGCCACCCTTTCGTTGAAGCCGGCTGAGGGTGTTAAGGTTTCAGCGTGGATGTACCCAATGCCGCCCAGTGATACGCTGAGCGCCGAGAACTTGAGCGAGGAGAGCGTAAGAGCTCTGGCGGACTACGTGTTCAAGTACCTGGTCGCGACCAGCAACCCAGATGAGGCCTATGTGAAGTGGCTGAGCGAGACACACCGCGAGCTGTCGGAGGAGCTGCTACCATTAGCGCGAGCCCTAGGCGTGCTGAGGAGGGAGGAATTAGAAGAGGGGGAGACAACAGGGTGAGCGGGGGTTGGTGTGGAGAAGCTGCACCTCCTGCTAGCTGAAGCGGGGCTCGAGCTTGTGCCGGCGGAGATCTGGGGGCACCCCACCGTCGCGGCTAGCGCTAGGAAGAGGGGGAAGGAGCCGGGGGAGATCCTGCTGGACGTTTCACTGCACTACGCGGCTATGAAGAGCTTGAAGGATAGGATGAAGAGGGGGCGCCCGGATATCGCGCACTTCTGCATGCTGCTAGCCCTCGGCTCCCTCCTCAACAGGGCTGGGATGCTCGAGCTGTACGTCCACACGTACGATGGAAGGATGATCGGGGTCTCCCCCCATGTGAGGCTACCGCGCAACTACAACCGCTTCGTCGGGCTCGTCGAGCAGCTGCTGAAGGAGGGGCGAGTACCGCCGAACTCGGCCAGCCCGCTCCTCTGGGTTGAGCCCTACAGCCTCGAGGAGCTTCTCGAGCGGGTTGCTCCCAGCAGAATCTTCCTCCTCAGCGAGAAGGGCGGGAGGGTGGGCGCTGCCGAGCTGGCGAGAAGGGTTGTCTCAGAGCCCAAGCCGATGGTGGTCGTCGGCTGCTTCCAGGCGGGCGACTTCAGCGAGCGCATCCTCAAGCTGGCCCACGAAGTTGTCTCCATCTCACAGTACGCGCTTGACGCTTGGGTAGCGACGGCGAAGATCCTCTCGGCGATCGAGGATGCGCTCAACCTCTTCTAGCGCTCAAGGTGCGCGATGGCGCATTTCGCGGTCCTTTCCGCCAACTCCTCAATGCTCAACTCCCCGTACCCGCTGAGCGCTGTAGCCAGCTTACCTCGGAGAGGATCGATCCACTCCCTGGGGAGCCGGCTAGCACCCTGCATCAGGCCTACGATGCTACCCGCTGTAGCGCCGTTGCAGTCCGTGTCGAGCCCCGCCGTAACGGCGTAGATGACGGTGCGCGCGAAGTCGCCCTCCCCCCATAGCAGCGCGGCAACCACTACAGCCGCGTTGTTGATCGTGTGGACTGGGTGGTACCTGCCGTACCTGCTGAGCACCTCGCCAATAGCTTCCTCCCACTCTACCCCCTTCGAGTGAAGGTTGAGCACGTAGCGCACCGCCTCTGCCAGCCGGCTGCGCTCCGGGATCACCTTTAGAGCCTCCCGTACGATCTCCCTCGGCGAGTCGATAACGTAGGCCAGAGAAAGCATCGCGGCGACCATCATCTCCCCGTAAACCCCGTTCTTCACGTGCGAGAGCCTAGCGTCCCTGTAGGCGAGCTCCGCCGCTCTACCCGGATCCCCGGGGGAGACGTAGCCCCAAAGGTCGGCTCGAATCTGAGCGCCAATCCATTCCCTGAAGGGGTTGAGGTAGGTTGCTGTCTCAGGTGGTCTCAAGCCGAGCACGAGGTTCCTGTAGGCGGCTCTCTCCGCCGTGTAGGTCAGGTGGTAGGGGAGTAGGCTGAGCCACGCCTCAGCCACGTCGTTGGTAGTGAAGCGCGGTCCCCTCCGCTCGTACACCAGTAGGTTCAGCACCGTGTAGTCGAGGTCGTCGTCCCTCTCAGCCCTTCCGATGTGCTCCCTGGTCAAAGGCTTGATCCATCGGAGCTGCTCCTCACCCAAGTCGAGGAAGGCCGCCAGCGGGAAGTACGGCTTCCTCAGCGGGTACTCGTCAACCCTCCTCAAGGCCCTCTCGATGCGCTCCCGGCTCCAGCCCTCCACGGGCTTTCCCAGCATGCAGCCGGCGCACCGGCCCAGCCACGCGCCCAGAGCCCTGTCGTAGAGCTCCCTCCCGTCCAGCTCCACGCTGAAGCGCGGGGGAGAAGCCGGCCTCTCCGAGAGGATCTCGCGCCAGTCCGTCGGCTCCCTGTACGGGTAACCCTTCCTCGGCTCGGCGCGCTGCAGCTCGTCGTAAAGCTTGAGCAGCTGCTCCCTCGAGCGGGCATCGACGAGCCTACGCCTGAAGCCGTCAACGTTCACATCGAAGCCCTCCTCGAACCTCTCAACCGCCTCCCACTCAATGAGGCCTTTGAGCTCCTCCAAGTTGAACACGGGAGCCGCCACAAGGCTGCGGATTATAACCTTGCTATTTTCGGGCTAGCTCCCGCAGGATCGCCAGCATGGTTCTCGCGTTCCCCAGCATCCAGTGGTCGTTGTTGAAGAAGACGTAGACCCTCTTCGGCGAAAGGTCGAGAACCGATGCGGCCAGCCCCCTCAGCTCCTCATCGCTGTAGTCGTACGCGTACCAAGCGCCCCTCCCGTGCAAGCGCAGGTACACAATACCGTTGCTCGAGCCGATGAACGTCCCCATCGGCGAGTCGATCGAGACGAAAGTAGCGCCGAGCTCCTCGCACAGCGTCAAGCCCTTCCCCTCAAACCAGCTGTCGTGGCGAAACTCGACGGCCAGCCTCCACTCAAGCTTCGCCGCTTCAGCGAAGCTACGCAGCCTCTCCTCCGCCTCCCGCGTCGCCGTGAAGCTGGGCGGCAGCTGGAGCAGGTAGAAGTCGATCAACGGGTCGAGGGGCGCGAACCTCTCCCTGAACCTAGCCCACACGTCGAGAGCCGTAGCGCTGAGCCGCCGCACGTGGGTTACCGACCGGTGGACCTTCACGGCCCACCTCAACGCAGCCCCCCTCGAGGCCCAGGACTTCACTTGAGCTGGGAATGGGAAGCGGTAGAAGGAGGCATTCAGCTCCACTGCGTTCAACCCCGAGTTCTCAACGTACCAGCTTAGATCCCCACCCTCGTTCCAATCGTAAACCCAGCCTGAAGTGCCGACGTAAACCTCGATCATCAACCGCTACTCCTAGTGTTCTCCTCCCTTAAATATACTAGGCGTAAACCGTTAACGCGGGGCGCGAAGCTTTCCTTCTTCTCCGGTTCAGGACTTCAAGTACGATCGCTGCGAACTCCTCCCTCGAGATGAGCCCCCTTTCGATCGCGGTGTCGCAGCTAACGCCGGTTCTCAGCTCGATCTCCCTATCGATCTCGAGCCTATCCTCGTGCGTAGTCAAGTGGTAGAGGCCGAGCTGCATAAGCAACAGCCTAACTAGCC
Proteins encoded in this window:
- a CDS encoding 16S rRNA methyltransferase: MEKLHLLLAEAGLELVPAEIWGHPTVAASARKRGKEPGEILLDVSLHYAAMKSLKDRMKRGRPDIAHFCMLLALGSLLNRAGMLELYVHTYDGRMIGVSPHVRLPRNYNRFVGLVEQLLKEGRVPPNSASPLLWVEPYSLEELLERVAPSRIFLLSEKGGRVGAAELARRVVSEPKPMVVVGCFQAGDFSERILKLAHEVVSISQYALDAWVATAKILSAIEDALNLF
- a CDS encoding DUF72 domain-containing protein, which produces MIEVYVGTSGWVYDWNEGGDLSWYVENSGLNAVELNASFYRFPFPAQVKSWASRGAALRWAVKVHRSVTHVRRLSATALDVWARFRERFAPLDPLIDFYLLQLPPSFTATREAEERLRSFAEAAKLEWRLAVEFRHDSWFEGKGLTLCEELGATFVSIDSPMGTFIGSSNGIVYLRLHGRGAWYAYDYSDEELRGLAASVLDLSPKRVYVFFNNDHWMLGNARTMLAILRELARK
- a CDS encoding ADP-ribosylglycohydrolase family protein, which gives rise to MAAPVFNLEELKGLIEWEAVERFEEGFDVNVDGFRRRLVDARSREQLLKLYDELQRAEPRKGYPYREPTDWREILSERPASPPRFSVELDGRELYDRALGAWLGRCAGCMLGKPVEGWSRERIERALRRVDEYPLRKPYFPLAAFLDLGEEQLRWIKPLTREHIGRAERDDDLDYTVLNLLVYERRGPRFTTNDVAEAWLSLLPYHLTYTAERAAYRNLVLGLRPPETATYLNPFREWIGAQIRADLWGYVSPGDPGRAAELAYRDARLSHVKNGVYGEMMVAAMLSLAYVIDSPREIVREALKVIPERSRLAEAVRYVLNLHSKGVEWEEAIGEVLSRYGRYHPVHTINNAAVVVAALLWGEGDFARTVIYAVTAGLDTDCNGATAGSIVGLMQGASRLPREWIDPLRGKLATALSGYGELSIEELAERTAKCAIAHLER
- a CDS encoding Gfo/Idh/MocA family oxidoreductase, whose amino-acid sequence is MAKIRVGIIGAGGIANNHAHYYREIPDVELAAVADVNVERAREFALRWGVPPEGVFQDYREMLDSVKLDAVSVCTPHAVHAKPSIEALRRGVHVLVEKPMASSGAEALEMYRAAKASGKILMVGFQTRWSPELRTARSIVMSGALGRVYYGEATLGGRRRGIPGSPTFLKRELAGGGVLLDIGCYALDNMMYVLGHPIPRTVSAVTVAAIGPQKEAVVEGGWGWDPSMFEVEDFVAAFIRFEGGLTIVLKESWAMHANTLGSPFILGTKGGLRLSPLELYRDEFGRMTTTTFVLPQVDIYRERIRNFIEAVRRGGPSPIDPREIVMEMFIIDAIYESAAKGREVEVKLPSEILPQGR
- a CDS encoding transglutaminase-like domain-containing protein, whose protein sequence is MRTSRVVRLILVLAPLVLSATSCLLSSQASRGASIIPTAVVTYTIDASFLLANRYNFTVRDPVYIPLPQNTSFQQSFVVSIDPPPLRYVRDEDGNVYATVEVEVPAQSKIWISARYKVIVTAYRLEGEVYTWPPLEVVRRYTSSSGYWDIYNETLIELAYRVGFAHWPTEVARRLAEWVVRRVNYRVQLSRLGSNHAVVGGFFDYAIVGDCVEVADVYVTLARILGLPARTAFGLLLTDISGRMWLNLSTIAQEGEALLEHWGGHMWPQIYLPGLGWVDVDMLDGMKPNVGVYSERHIVFGFEETKYYGSALGSAPIPSYLRLEYVEYVYRGERS